One window from the genome of Podospora pseudocomata strain CBS 415.72m chromosome 6, whole genome shotgun sequence encodes:
- a CDS encoding hypothetical protein (EggNog:ENOG503P06D; COG:S) translates to MPPHSSLPLRDGRAGPPLPSSSNTFVNSNSSQLHEPYSDEDIELIHEIVALGESIFPTLPERDKLPTEALFRAAEEILPNHGYDPDDPPSHISRLIFKIGGQRSGETLSHKFRTVLEGMGIKLEFVPSSPPTRPDSLRSFPLTEEETTVELELGTTPRRQQLPQQRRRRHSSVSRRSDGTVVSDEGTYELPIRARSRPRSHSVSFLDEPGRDHSDDESTRPFSRLGRDGRVVHADPRPVLKATTKENIKNWSSATREATRNREALRHITNWRRENEQAGNDELEDATENAVENQRPKQGGPHIPAHFRAHVPVKDVVNLPRGLGSTRPHVTTAGNGVNKGRPASPSTIADTEPVYDSPRSDDIINGARRVSDSTAPTQDDDRPRQQESSALSHGDRSAVDIQALEAKLAQLKMAEDEALVKDAFKTWEYYFQIAQDTNRELLAVAEDVEDRDLKNEVIEVWKEEYWALLEEQANIQAFVEHREYTERMEKRATRVYEIYTVRTTITFWHDFALDERDRTAVARRHLVRKKAFEAWRQQLIEDEAKVTNFILMHALQKWSQTTLLSEVRHKVAIKTDQHALIKKCLGIMQEIQKMHLADTFWSVRIFKFSLNTWLDRANDAMDQHELAIDVDERLVLDEATGIWHEETLYLQDTAMEATVEGLRQECRRTMAYWQEQARLNKLLRWYQDADEEDTRYHVLDTWYSAFQGALQDAEDADAILLREPLTRWENVTKLKMFTERDDQYTILDVLSHWANEERLGFWRRYTDELAMEGTLKQVQAAAFRSQNERAVDERKAISMDNYYVWGDVVDEWLMALDVGVAWKHRRNADVVNIFRTCRPIVDMWLDYHWAILERDRRAARQADSMVKRFRVIGTLDKWPVITEKKRRERLMSSLRQFRRDYKVKLASSCLEWWFHFAGDHVDTGRYAHDTNIHYESQDINGQLNHWLEVARTAGDMQDVAVDAELEVHCNNWIEELHEAQANAEYAINYDEDKTLGQYWQAWEFEALQQTSRNRMALTVKERNDKRWCSQILDEWQQEANPEMTQLDPRASIMSRRSNRTRTHGSGDDTLGPGGFTASQLVTVNTSTLPDRSRFSRPTYPETPRVPTVSLLGRNPPPSARFSTRSRSLGPMLEFDETSFLPDAETNDPGFMSTPTRRTSTLRPLGYRPTTTPSAILPSPLERGLRSEYGANGSLGSTPGIIRSRLGQPPFRGSTLRTRVEFADISEASAEDR, encoded by the exons ATGCCGCCTCACTCCTCTCTGCCCCTCCGAGACGGCAGGGCTGGGCCTccgcttccttcttcttccaacaCCTTTGTCAACAGCAATAGCAGTCAGCTCCACGAGCCGTATTCAGATGAAG ACATTGAGCTTATCCACGAGATCGTCGCATTGGGAGAGTCCATCTTCCCTACCCTACCAGAACGAGACAAACTACCTACAGAAGCCCTCTTCCGCGCGGCAGAGGAgatcctccccaaccatgGCTACGATCCAGATgaccctccctcccacatcTCGCGCCTCATCTTTAAGATTGGGGGGCAGCGATCGGGGGAGACACTCAGCCACAAGTTTAGAACCGTCTTAGAAGGAATGGGTATCAAACTTGAGTTTGTTCCGAGCAGTCCACCCACCAGACCTGACTCACTTCGATCTTTCCCACTCACTGAGGAAGAAACCACGGTCGAACTCGAGCTtggcaccaccccccgccgGCAACAGTTGCCACAGCAGAGGCGGCGCAGGCATAGTTCTGTCTCCCGTCGAAGCGATGGAACCGTTGTGTCGGATGAAGGGACTTATGAACTACCTATTCGCGCACGATCGCGACCGAGATCTCACTCGGTATCGTTCTTGGACGAACCAGGGCGCGACCATTCGGACGACGAATCAACGCGCCCGTTCAGCCGCTTGGGAAGGGACGGAAGAGTGGTCCACGCTGACCCACGGCCGGTACTCAAAGCAACGACAAAGGAAAATATCAAGAACTGGAGCTCGGCCACGAGGGAAGCCACGAGGAACAGGGAAGCCCTGCGGCACATTACGAATTGGCGCCGGGAAAACGAGCAAGCGGGCAatgacgagctggaggacgCGACTGAAAATGCAGTAGAGAATCAGCGACCCAAACAAGGCGGGCCGCACATTCCAGCGCATTTTCGCGCGCATGTCCCGGTCAAGGACGTTGTCAATCTCCCGCGTGGTTTGGGAAGTACCCGGCCACATGTGACCACTGCCGGAAACGGTGTCAACAAAGGACGGCCCGcatccccttccaccatcgCGGATACTGAGCCGGTGTACGACTCGCCTCGCtccgacgacatcatcaacggaGCACGACGTGTGAGCGACTCGACCGCTCCGACCCAAGACGACGACCGGCCCCGACAGCAGGAATCTTCCGCATTGTCCCATGGAGATCGTTCCGCCGTGGATATCCAGGCCCTGGAGGCGAAATTGGCGCAGCTCAAGAtggccgaggacgaggcaCTCGTCAAGGATGCCTTCAAGACGTGGGAATACTACTTCCAAATCGCCCAGGATACGAACCGTGAACTCTTGGCCGTTGccgaggatgtcgaggacCGCGACCTCAAGAATGAGGTTATTGAGGTTTGGAAGGAAGAATACTGGGCCCTCCTGGAGGAACAGGCCAATATCCAGGCGTTTGTCGAGCACCGGGAGTACACCGAGCGCATGGAAAAACGCGCGACCAGGGTATACGAAATCTACACTGTTCGTACCACGATCACGTTCTGGCACGACTTTGCGCTGGATGAACGCGACCGGACCGCGGTAGCCCGAAGACATCTGGTGCGCAAGAAGGCTTTTGAAGCCTGGCGCCAGCAGCTCATCGAGGACGAGGCCAAGGTTACCAACTTTATCCTGATGCATGCGCTGCAGAAATGGAGCCAGACTACCCTGCTTTCCGAGGTTCGCCATAAGGTGGCGATCAAGACGGACCAGCATGCCCTCATCAAGAAATGTCTGGGCATCATGCAGGAAATTCAAAAGATGCATCTTGCGGACACATTCTGGTCGGTTCGGATCTTCAAGTTCAGCCTGAACACCTGGCTCGACAGGGCGAATGATGCTATGGATCAGCACGAGCTAGCCATTGACGTGGACGAGAGACTTGTGCTCGACGAGGCAACCGGCATCTGGCACGAAGAAACCCTCTACCTCCAGGACACGGCCATGGAAGCCACCGTCGAGGGACTGAGACAGGAATGCCGCAGGACCATGGCGTACTGGCAGGAGCAGGCAAGGCTCAATAAACTTCTGAGATGGTATCAAGAtgccgacgaggaagacacAAGGTATCACGTTTTGGATACGTGGTATTCGGCCTTTCAAGGGGCTCTTCAGGATGCCGAAGATGCTGACGCGATTCTGCTCAGAGAACCTCTCACCCGGTGGGAGAACGTGACGAAGCTCAAGATGTTTACCGAGCGCGATGACCAGTACACGATACTCGACGTGCTGTCGCATTGGGCGAACGAGGAACGGCTCGGGTTCTGGAGACGTTACACGGACGAGTTGGCGATGGAGGGGACGCTCAAGCAGGTGCAGGCTGCTGCTTTTAGGTCACAGAACGAACGAGCGGTTGACGAACGAAAGGCCATCAGCATGGATAACTATTATGTGtggggtgatgtggtggatgagTGGTTGATGGCGCTGGATGTGGGGGTGGCCTGGAAGCATCGACGGAATGCAGATGTGGTGAATATCTTTCGCACTTGCAGGCCGATTGTGGATATGTGGCTGGATTACCACTGGGCGATTCTGGAGAGGGACCGTCGTGCTGCGAGACAGGCGGACAGCATGGTCAAGCGTTTCCGTGTTATTGGAACACTGGACAAGTGGCCGGTCATTACGGAGAAGAAGCGaagggagaggttgatgagctcgCTGCGGCAGTTTCGGCGCGATTACAAAGTCAAACTTGCGAGTTCCTGCTTGGAGTGGTGGTTTCACTTTGCTGGTGATCATGTGGACACTGGCAGATATGCTCATGATACCAATATTCACTATGAGAGTCAGGATATCAACGGGCAACTCAATCACTGGCTCGAAGTTGCAAGGACAGCCGGAGATATGCAGGATGTGGCCGTGGACGCCGAATTGGAGGTCCATTGCAACAACTGGATAGAGGAGCTGCACGAAGCCCAGGCAAACGCTGAGTATGCCATCAACTATGACGAGGACAAGACTCTTGGTCAGTATTGGCAGGCTTGGGAGTTTGAGGCTCTGCAGCAGACAAGCAGGAACCGCATGGCTCTCACGGTCAAGGAAAGAAACGACAAGCGTTGGTGCAGCCAGATCTTGGACGAGTGGCAGCAGGAGGCCAATCCGGAAATGACACAGCTTGATCCGAGAGCCAGCATCATGTCCCGCCGCAGCAACAGGACTCGGACCCACGGGTCCGGAGATGATACCCTCGGCCCAGGCGGCTTCACAGCAAGCCAGCTGGTCACTGTTAAcaccagcaccctccccgaccGTTCTCGCTTCTCCCGCCCTACCTACCCAGAAACACCCCGTGTTCCAACCGTCTCCCTACTCGGCcgcaacccaccaccctctgcTCGCTTCTCCACTCGCTCCAGAAGTCTTGGCCCAATGCTCGAATTTGACGAGACTAGCTTCTTGCCTGATGCTGAGACCAATGATCCTGGGTTCATGAGCACTCCCACGAGAAGGACTAGCACTTTGCGGCCGTTGGGTTATCGACCCACGACTACCCCGTCTGCtatcctccccagccccttGGAGCGGGGATTGAGGAGTGAGTACGGCGCGAACGGTAGCTTGGGAAGTACTCCAGGGATCATCAGGTCGAGGCTGGGCCAGCCGCCGTTCAGGGGGAGCACGTTGAGGACGAGGGTCGAGTTTGCGGATATCAGTGAGGCTAGTGCTGAGGATCGGTAG
- a CDS encoding hypothetical protein (COG:S; EggNog:ENOG503P6PI), with protein MTQKTRPIQRFAQAVSKCTAEATVYGQCVVADYNSVHKNQCAKEFMALKNCYLAAAKQGK; from the exons ATGACCCAAAAGACTCGTCCCATCCAACGGTTCGCTCAAGCTGTGTCAAAATGCACTGCTGAG GCTACCGTATATGGTCAATGTGTGGTTGCCGACTACAATTCCGTACACAAGAACCAATGTGCCAAAGAATTTATGGCGTTGAAGAATTGTTACCTG GCTGCCGCAAAACAGGGTAAAtag
- the RPL26A gene encoding 60S ribosomal protein L26A (BUSCO:EOG09265DAV; COG:J; EggNog:ENOG503P4CI), with the protein MAKVSTNVSSSRRKSRKAHFSAPSSVRRDIMSAPLSKELREKYNVRSIPIRKDDEVTIVRGSQKDKEGKVTSVYRLKYVIHVERVVREKATGAAVPLGIHPSNVVITKLKLDKDREAILERIKAGREASKPKAAATA; encoded by the exons ATGGCCAAGGTCTCTACCA ACGTTTCGTCCTCGAGACGCAAGTCTCGCAAGGCTCACTTCTCCGCGCCTTCCAGCGTTCGTCGCGACATCATGAGCGCTCCTCTCTCCAAGGAGCTCCGTGAGAAGTACAAC GTCcgctccatccccatccgcaAGGACGACGAGGTCACCATCGTTCGTGGCTCCCAGAAGGATAAGGAGGGCAAGGTCACCTCCGTCTACCGCCTCAAGTACGTCATCCACGTCGAGCGCGTCGTCCGCGAGAAGGCCACTGGTGCCGCCGTCCCCCTCGGcatccacccctccaacgtGGTgatcaccaagctcaagctcgacaaggaccGTGAGGCCATCCTTGAGCGCATCAAGGCCGGCCGTGAGgcttccaagcccaaggccGCTGCCACTGCTTAA